The following proteins are co-located in the Engraulis encrasicolus isolate BLACKSEA-1 chromosome 2, IST_EnEncr_1.0, whole genome shotgun sequence genome:
- the scgn gene encoding secretagogin produces the protein MESGFDKLDAAGFLQIWQHFDSDDNGYIEGKELDAFFRHMLEKLEPKDAITEERVQQIKQRFMSAYDDTADGRLQIQELANMILPEDENFLLVFRREAPLDNSVDFMKIWRKYDMDSSGYINAVELKSFLKDLFAQHHKDVSSSKLDEYVNAMMSIFDKNKDGSLDLNDLARILALQENFLLQFKIDDKSQEERKRDFEKVFSHYDVSRTGALEGPEVDGFVKDMMELVRPSISGPELNKLRAVLLSHCDVNNDGKIQKNELALCLGVKLNP, from the exons ATGGAAAGCGGTTTTGACAAATTAGACGCAGCAGGTTTTCTGCAGATTTGGCAACATTTTGATTCTGACG ACAATGGCTACATTGAGGGCAAGGAACTGGACGCTTTCTTTCGACATATGCTGGAAAAGCTGGAACCTAAG GATGCGATAACAGAGGAGAGAGTGCAGCAGATCAAGCAGCGCTTCATGTCTGCCTACGATGACACGGCCGACGGACGCCTCCAAATTCAAGAG CTGGCCAACATGATCCTTCCAGAGGACGAGAACTTCCTGCTGGTCTTTCGGAGGGAAGCCCCATTGGACAACAGCGTGGACTTCATGAAG aTCTGGAGGAAATACGACATGGACAGCAGTGGCTACATCAACGCCGTGGAGTTGAAG AGTTTCCTGAAGGACCTGTTTGCCCAGCATCATAAAGACGTTTCTTCCTCCAAGCTGGATGAATATGTGAACGCCATG ATGAGCATTTTTGATAAAAAcaaggatgggagtttggatctAAATGATCTGGCCAG AATTTTGGCTTTGCAAGAAAATTTCCTGCTGCAGTTCAAGATTGAC GATAAGAGTCAAGAGGAGCGAAAACGTGACTTTGAGAAAGTATTTTCCCACTACGATGTC agcagGACTGGAGCCCTTGAGGGCCCGGAGGTGGATGGCTTTGTGAAGGACATGATGGAGCTGGTCAGG CCCAGCATCAGCGGTCCTGAGCTGAACAAGCTGCGCGCCGTCCTCCTCAGCCACTGTGACGTCAACAACGATGGAAAGATCCAGAAGAACGAATTGGCACTGTGTCTGGGGGTGAAGCTAAACCCTTAA